In the genome of Salinispirillum sp. LH 10-3-1, one region contains:
- a CDS encoding RNA polymerase factor sigma-54: protein MKTSLQLKMGQQLTMTPQLQQAIRLLQLSTLDLQQEIQEALDSNPLLEVAEEHELDHQDKDSHSDANSQSDDLSLQNNNLSEPDERPAEELWSEQIPEDLSVDSNWDDIYQHTPTSASMPGPDDDYNFENQTIAGDDLYDHLMWQLNLTPMSERDRIIATAIIDSVEPSGMLCSTIEDIFEGLEEELSTLDDPLEMDEMMAVLHRLQQFEPTGVCAQNLSECIVIQLRQLPEDTPHRKEALRLVTDFSDLLATKDYPQIMRKMRIKEDQLRDALMLVQQTNPRPGTTISNHESEYVIPDVIVRKDIEHHRWVVELNPEIAPRLRVNSDYASMVKRADNSADNNYIKDNLQEAKWFIKSLQSRNETLLKVATQIVEHQKGFLEFGEEAMKPLVLHDIAQAVEMHESTISRVTTQKFMHTPRGIFELKYFFSSHVSTNTGGECSSTAIRALIKKLVSAENTKKPLSDSKIANLLKDQGINVARRTIAKYREAMNIPPSNERKSIM, encoded by the coding sequence ATGAAGACCAGCTTGCAGCTAAAAATGGGCCAACAGTTGACGATGACACCGCAACTGCAGCAGGCCATTCGTTTATTGCAACTTTCGACTCTGGACCTGCAACAGGAAATCCAGGAAGCGCTCGACTCCAACCCCTTACTGGAGGTCGCCGAAGAACACGAACTGGATCATCAAGACAAAGACAGTCATTCAGACGCCAATAGCCAGTCCGATGACTTGTCGCTGCAAAACAACAATCTTTCGGAACCCGACGAGCGCCCCGCCGAAGAGCTTTGGAGTGAGCAAATCCCTGAAGACCTGTCGGTAGACAGTAACTGGGACGATATCTACCAGCATACGCCGACCAGCGCCTCCATGCCCGGCCCCGACGACGACTACAACTTCGAAAACCAGACCATCGCCGGTGACGACCTCTACGATCACCTCATGTGGCAGCTCAATCTGACGCCGATGAGTGAACGTGACCGTATCATTGCCACAGCCATCATTGACTCAGTAGAGCCCAGCGGCATGCTGTGCTCCACCATCGAAGACATTTTTGAAGGCTTGGAAGAAGAGCTGAGCACGCTGGACGACCCGCTGGAAATGGACGAAATGATGGCGGTACTGCATCGGCTTCAGCAGTTCGAGCCTACCGGGGTTTGCGCGCAAAATCTTAGCGAGTGCATTGTTATTCAATTGCGTCAATTGCCCGAAGACACTCCACACCGCAAAGAGGCTCTTCGTCTAGTCACCGATTTTTCGGACTTACTGGCGACGAAAGATTACCCACAGATTATGCGCAAGATGCGCATCAAAGAAGACCAACTGCGTGATGCCTTAATGCTGGTTCAGCAAACGAATCCGCGCCCGGGCACCACCATTTCCAACCATGAGTCAGAATACGTCATCCCAGACGTGATCGTGCGTAAAGACATTGAACACCACCGCTGGGTGGTGGAGCTAAACCCAGAGATTGCACCTCGACTACGTGTTAACAGTGACTATGCTTCGATGGTCAAACGCGCCGACAACAGCGCCGACAACAACTACATCAAAGACAACCTGCAAGAAGCCAAGTGGTTCATTAAGAGCCTGCAGAGCCGTAATGAAACCTTGTTAAAAGTGGCCACCCAGATTGTCGAACACCAAAAAGGCTTCTTAGAGTTTGGTGAAGAGGCCATGAAGCCCTTAGTGTTGCACGACATCGCGCAAGCCGTTGAAATGCACGAATCAACCATCTCGCGGGTCACAACACAGAAATTCATGCATACGCCGCGCGGCATTTTCGAACTGAAATATTTTTTCTCCAGTCACGTCAGTACCAACACCGGTGGCGAGTGTTCATCCACTGCCATACGCGCCCTGATTAAAAAACTGGTCAGTGCGGAAAATACGAAAAAGCCGCTGAGCGACAGCAAAATAGCCAATTTGTTGAAAGACCAAGGCATCAATGTAGCCCGCCGGACCATTGCCAAGTATCGTGAAGCAATGAACATACCACCGTCGAATGAACGCAAGAGCATTATGTAA
- the hpf gene encoding ribosome hibernation-promoting factor, HPF/YfiA family, with translation MQINISGHHVELTDPLRDYVNGKLDRLERHFDQISIVQTTLSIEKNRQKAETTLHIKGGQLFADAEHDDMYAAIDLMVDKLDRQLLKHKEKTVDRMHGHGR, from the coding sequence ATGCAAATCAACATCAGTGGCCATCATGTAGAATTAACCGACCCACTGCGCGACTATGTAAACGGCAAACTGGATCGCTTAGAAAGACACTTTGATCAAATCAGCATCGTGCAAACGACCCTCAGCATCGAGAAGAATCGTCAAAAAGCTGAGACCACACTGCATATCAAAGGCGGGCAACTATTCGCCGACGCTGAACACGACGACATGTACGCAGCCATTGACCTCATGGTCGATAAGCTGGATCGCCAACTTCTGAAACACAAGGAAAAGACCGTAGACCGTATGCACGGACACGGCCGCTAA
- a CDS encoding PTS sugar transporter subunit IIA, which translates to MPNLNDVVNLERTLWGAPSQSKKKTLQLISDTVSELYPSCEADQVFSNLIERERLGSTGFGNGVAIPHCRLLTCEAPFGLLVKLDEPIDFDALDQKPVDIVFTLIVPQEARTEHLQLLSRIAERFNDDARLKAMRAATSAEDFFSAFIAE; encoded by the coding sequence ATGCCTAACCTAAATGACGTCGTTAATCTGGAGCGCACCCTCTGGGGTGCGCCTAGCCAGAGCAAGAAAAAAACCCTGCAACTGATCAGTGATACAGTCAGTGAACTGTACCCGTCCTGTGAAGCCGATCAGGTCTTCAGCAACCTTATTGAGCGCGAGCGTTTAGGCTCCACAGGTTTTGGTAACGGCGTCGCCATTCCACATTGTCGACTGCTGACTTGTGAGGCTCCCTTTGGTCTGCTGGTCAAACTGGACGAACCCATCGATTTCGATGCATTGGACCAAAAGCCGGTCGATATCGTATTTACGCTGATCGTGCCGCAGGAAGCCCGCACCGAGCACTTGCAATTGCTCTCGCGTATTGCTGAGCGATTCAATGACGACGCACGCCTGAAAGCCATGCGTGCCGCCACCTCAGCAGAAGATTTCTTTTCTGCGTTTATCGCTGAGTAG
- the rapZ gene encoding RNase adapter RapZ encodes MSMEMIIISGRSGSGKSTALNVLEDVGYNCIDNLPVTMLPELANEMLLHHIGAKVAVCIDARNATKALRQFPEIIARLPDNIDLDIVYLDADEATLHKRFSETRRKHPLTGDDVSLQEAIHNERELLDTIVNMAHLNIDTTGLSIYELRDQIKTRVAGTTRQEMALLFMSFGFKHGSPHDADLVYDVRCLPNPYWDPALRKYSGLDEPVQRFLHKEDDVRDMIKSIQDYLDRWLPRYEANNRSYLTIGIGCTGGQHRSVFIAQQLAQIFRQKYSSVQLRHRELKSTLS; translated from the coding sequence ATGTCTATGGAGATGATCATCATCAGCGGCCGCTCTGGCTCCGGTAAAAGTACCGCGCTGAACGTGCTGGAAGATGTGGGTTATAACTGCATAGATAACCTGCCCGTCACCATGCTGCCCGAGCTCGCCAACGAGATGCTACTGCATCACATTGGAGCCAAGGTGGCGGTATGCATCGACGCTCGCAATGCCACCAAGGCACTGCGCCAGTTTCCCGAAATCATCGCTCGCCTGCCAGATAATATCGACCTCGACATCGTTTATTTAGATGCTGACGAAGCCACATTGCATAAGCGTTTTTCCGAAACGCGGCGCAAACACCCTCTTACGGGTGATGATGTTTCCTTGCAGGAAGCCATTCACAATGAGAGAGAGCTGCTCGACACCATCGTGAACATGGCCCACCTCAACATCGACACCACGGGCTTGTCCATCTATGAGCTGCGTGATCAGATTAAGACCCGCGTTGCCGGGACAACACGACAGGAAATGGCGCTGCTTTTTATGTCTTTCGGCTTTAAACATGGCAGCCCGCATGATGCCGACCTCGTGTATGATGTGCGTTGCCTGCCAAATCCTTACTGGGACCCAGCGCTGCGCAAATATTCCGGCCTCGACGAACCCGTCCAGCGCTTTCTACACAAAGAGGACGATGTGCGAGACATGATCAAAAGCATTCAGGATTATCTGGATCGCTGGCTACCACGCTACGAAGCCAATAATCGCTCATACCTCACCATAGGTATCGGCTGTACAGGCGGACAACATCGCTCCGTTTTTATTGCACAGCAGTTAGCCCAAATATTTCGTCAAAAGTATTCATCGGTGCAGCTCAGACACCGGGAGTTGAAGTCGACCCTGTCATGA
- a CDS encoding HPr family phosphocarrier protein, translating to MIRATVTIINKLGLHARASAKLNKLANEFSCRITLEKDGRKADAKNIMSLMMLAASKGTDVILETEGEDEQAAFDAVTGLINNFFEEGE from the coding sequence ATGATCAGAGCTACTGTCACCATCATCAACAAGCTGGGCTTACATGCCCGCGCGTCAGCGAAACTCAACAAACTGGCGAACGAATTCAGTTGCCGCATCACGCTCGAAAAAGATGGCCGTAAAGCCGATGCCAAAAACATCATGTCATTGATGATGCTAGCGGCCAGCAAAGGCACCGATGTCATCTTAGAGACGGAAGGCGAAGACGAGCAAGCAGCCTTCGACGCAGTGACCGGGCTGATCAATAATTTTTTTGAAGAAGGCGAATAG
- the yjgA gene encoding ribosome biogenesis factor YjgA has product MARKKKKPEDEIEIEVVSKSELKREMTRLQGIGNRLLELSPEKLKEFPLDETLLSALLESQRLKSHEAKRRQLQYIGRLMRDADEEAIIKALDFQDPGSEVHLQLTVLSERWRKELLEDPEATARFFEAYPDIERQPMRQLIRNAQQEAKQYADSDQNTNTQFKHRRKLFQAIRDEILPSL; this is encoded by the coding sequence ATGGCCCGTAAAAAGAAGAAGCCAGAAGACGAGATCGAAATCGAAGTCGTCTCGAAATCCGAATTGAAGCGGGAAATGACCCGCTTACAGGGCATCGGCAACCGTCTACTCGAATTGTCTCCCGAAAAGCTTAAGGAATTTCCTCTCGACGAGACATTGCTGTCGGCGTTGTTGGAGTCACAGCGCCTCAAAAGCCATGAAGCCAAGCGTCGACAACTGCAATACATTGGTCGTTTGATGCGTGATGCCGATGAAGAGGCCATCATTAAGGCTCTGGATTTCCAAGACCCTGGCAGTGAAGTTCATCTGCAATTAACCGTACTCAGTGAGCGCTGGCGCAAAGAGCTGCTTGAAGATCCGGAGGCTACTGCCCGTTTTTTCGAAGCCTATCCAGACATCGAGCGTCAACCCATGCGCCAGTTGATACGCAATGCCCAACAAGAGGCAAAGCAATACGCTGATAGTGATCAGAATACCAACACCCAATTCAAGCACCGACGAAAGTTGTTTCAGGCCATTCGCGACGAAATTTTACCGTCGCTGTGA
- a CDS encoding sigma-70 family RNA polymerase sigma factor, translating to MTTPDEWADCLEMIAGGQDREAFARLFRHFAPQIKGYARSSGLTMMGDALADELVQETMTNLWRKAHLFDRAKASATTWVFTIARNLRVDLLRRQNKHQGHLDSDDMWNEPHTDGDGSDWVEQSSVERHIRMGIGRLPVEQRQVIGKVFLEDKSHQEAADELDLPLGTVKSRIRLALKKLRVGLEVEGYE from the coding sequence GTGACAACACCTGATGAATGGGCAGATTGCCTAGAAATGATCGCCGGCGGCCAAGACCGAGAAGCATTTGCTCGGTTGTTCCGTCATTTCGCGCCTCAGATCAAAGGGTACGCACGGTCTTCCGGGCTTACCATGATGGGCGATGCATTAGCCGATGAGCTGGTGCAGGAAACCATGACGAACCTGTGGCGCAAGGCCCATCTCTTTGATCGGGCGAAAGCGTCGGCGACGACCTGGGTATTTACCATTGCGCGTAATCTCAGAGTTGACCTGCTGCGGCGGCAAAACAAACATCAGGGTCATTTAGATTCCGATGATATGTGGAACGAGCCACACACTGATGGTGACGGCTCGGACTGGGTAGAGCAATCCAGCGTAGAGCGCCACATTCGCATGGGCATTGGGCGCTTACCGGTCGAACAACGACAGGTCATTGGCAAGGTATTCTTGGAAGACAAATCACATCAGGAGGCTGCAGACGAGCTGGATTTACCCTTGGGTACAGTGAAGTCGCGTATCCGACTCGCGTTGAAGAAGCTGCGCGTTGGACTGGAGGTAGAAGGTTATGAGTAA
- a CDS encoding ChrR family anti-sigma-E factor — protein sequence MSKFHPDVDVLTEYVAGNLSYHETLMVAVHLHYCPECRKSAHELEALGGVLLDDLPGEPVDDRLLEETMALLTSEGPIKRTPKPYTGYQNPEVPRPLQKAIPNGFDSLNWRKLLPHLQVCDLETSPDGPTITLHRIKPGGRIPKHTHRGTEYTVLLKGGFSDAFGDYNTGDYLCRDASHEHTPVAADNEECICLTAVEAPLRMTSWKWRWLNPFLS from the coding sequence ATGAGTAAATTTCATCCTGATGTCGATGTGCTCACAGAGTACGTGGCAGGTAACTTAAGCTATCACGAAACCTTGATGGTAGCGGTGCACTTGCACTACTGCCCGGAATGCCGCAAGTCAGCACATGAGCTAGAAGCTCTGGGTGGTGTTCTGCTTGATGATTTACCCGGCGAGCCGGTCGACGACCGCTTATTGGAAGAAACTATGGCTCTGCTGACCAGTGAAGGGCCGATCAAGCGGACACCGAAGCCATATACTGGTTATCAAAATCCTGAAGTACCGCGCCCACTTCAGAAAGCGATTCCTAATGGCTTTGACAGTTTGAACTGGCGCAAGTTACTTCCTCATTTGCAGGTGTGCGATTTGGAAACCAGCCCGGACGGCCCGACGATAACCTTGCACCGCATCAAACCCGGTGGTCGCATTCCTAAGCATACGCATCGGGGCACTGAGTACACGGTGTTGTTGAAAGGTGGTTTTTCGGATGCTTTTGGGGACTATAATACGGGCGATTACCTGTGCCGTGATGCCAGCCATGAGCACACGCCTGTGGCCGCTGACAACGAAGAGTGCATCTGTTTGACGGCCGTTGAAGCGCCGTTGCGTATGACCAGCTGGAAATGGCGCTGGCTCAATCCCTTCTTGAGCTGA
- a CDS encoding GNAT family N-acetyltransferase — MFSALNGLPSSVEPTKGTLSWQVDAFERLGNTALYRILQLRVNVFVVEQQCPYPELDDQDQTAWHLQGYVDGELAAYARILPPKADGLPIIGRVVVAPAYRGLKLGEQLMQRAMEWTRNAFPQRQIEIGAQHRLQAFYMGLGFTAVGEPYDEDGIQHIKMLSQK, encoded by the coding sequence ATGTTTTCTGCGTTGAATGGTTTGCCAAGCTCGGTTGAACCTACGAAAGGTACCCTAAGCTGGCAAGTGGATGCTTTCGAACGGCTGGGCAATACTGCGCTGTATCGAATACTGCAACTGCGGGTGAATGTGTTTGTGGTAGAGCAACAGTGCCCTTATCCGGAGCTGGATGATCAGGATCAGACGGCTTGGCATCTGCAAGGTTATGTTGACGGGGAGTTAGCAGCTTACGCTCGTATCTTGCCACCGAAAGCAGACGGACTACCGATCATCGGTCGGGTAGTAGTCGCACCGGCGTATCGTGGTCTGAAACTGGGGGAGCAGTTGATGCAACGAGCCATGGAATGGACTCGCAATGCTTTTCCGCAGCGGCAGATTGAGATTGGCGCGCAGCATCGCTTGCAAGCCTTCTATATGGGTTTGGGTTTTACAGCTGTCGGTGAGCCCTACGATGAAGACGGGATTCAACACATTAAGATGTTGAGTCAGAAGTAA
- a CDS encoding aldose epimerase family protein has product MAGAPSLSPVSVTTANFPGAPSDSPARLFCLRNGPIEVILTNEGASIYRILTPDEQGAIDDIVCYSPQHQHFAGSLGYLGSTVGRYANRILGARFTLAGETHNLVANAPNDMSIHGGESWHKHVWNTAVEADNDVATVTFSRRSPAGEGGFPGNVDASVTYRLNASGELSIDFDATTDAPTVINLTNHAYFNLNGADYQNLDEQWFIIHTDTLTATDAAALPTGTYAPVANTVFDLSRPTRVSALLNPLANELATTKGFDQNYVFKRVNSAELKTMATVVSRRNGRVLQIASTQPGMQFYTGNYMGGTPGPIAGRTYQAHQAFCCEPQHFPDTPNQPAFPPCTVTPEQPYHERIVMRFGVEPIGNI; this is encoded by the coding sequence ATGGCAGGCGCACCATCGCTTTCCCCTGTATCCGTCACTACGGCTAACTTCCCGGGTGCTCCGAGCGATTCGCCAGCCCGCCTATTCTGTCTCCGCAACGGGCCAATAGAAGTCATCTTAACGAATGAAGGCGCGAGCATCTATCGCATCCTTACACCCGATGAGCAGGGCGCGATTGACGACATCGTCTGCTACAGCCCTCAGCATCAACATTTCGCAGGTAGCTTAGGCTACCTGGGCTCCACGGTAGGCCGTTACGCCAACCGCATACTGGGCGCTCGCTTTACACTGGCGGGCGAGACTCATAACTTGGTGGCGAATGCGCCGAACGACATGAGCATTCACGGTGGCGAAAGTTGGCATAAGCACGTTTGGAATACCGCAGTAGAGGCCGACAATGATGTCGCAACCGTTACCTTTTCTCGGCGCTCACCGGCCGGTGAGGGCGGCTTTCCGGGCAATGTCGACGCATCGGTCACCTATCGTCTCAACGCCAGCGGTGAACTATCCATCGACTTCGACGCCACTACCGACGCCCCAACGGTCATCAACCTGACCAATCATGCCTATTTCAACTTGAACGGTGCAGACTACCAAAATCTCGATGAGCAATGGTTCATCATCCACACCGACACCTTAACAGCCACCGATGCAGCGGCATTACCCACGGGAACCTATGCACCCGTAGCCAATACCGTGTTTGATCTATCTCGTCCCACTCGCGTCAGTGCGCTGCTCAATCCCTTGGCCAACGAACTGGCCACCACCAAGGGCTTTGACCAGAACTATGTGTTTAAACGGGTGAATTCAGCAGAACTTAAGACCATGGCAACGGTGGTCAGCCGCCGAAATGGCCGCGTGTTGCAAATCGCCAGTACCCAACCAGGCATGCAGTTCTACACCGGTAACTATATGGGCGGTACACCCGGCCCCATCGCAGGCCGGACGTATCAGGCGCATCAAGCATTCTGCTGCGAACCGCAACACTTTCCGGACACCCCCAATCAGCCTGCTTTCCCGCCCTGCACCGTTACCCCGGAGCAGCCCTACCACGAACGCATTGTTATGCGCTTTGGCGTAGAGCCTATCGGGAACATCTAA
- the dapE gene encoding succinyl-diaminopimelate desuccinylase, which produces MSKTLELARALIQRPSVTPDDAGCQQLMADRLAAVGFTIERMDFEDVQNLWATHGTEGPVMAFAGHTDVVPTGDVNKWTHPPYDAVVADGILHGRGAADMKGSLASMVVACERFVTEFPQHRGKIGMLITSDEEGHAYHGTVKVVEALKERGDHIDMALVGEPSSTTKVGDIIKNGRRGSLLGFLTIHGKQGHVAYPHLAQNPIHLLAPALAELATTEWDQGNEFFPATSFQVANFNSGTGATNVIPGDATLQFSFRFSTEVTAEELEARVRSILDQHGLKYDLTCELKGMPFLTAQGALVDAVVQAVRDVRDHTPELSTAGGTSDGRFIAAIMGSQVVELGPVNKTIHQVDEQVSVEDLDLLTEMYYRMLIKLFA; this is translated from the coding sequence ATGAGCAAAACACTAGAATTAGCCCGCGCCTTGATTCAACGCCCTTCCGTAACGCCCGACGATGCCGGTTGCCAGCAATTAATGGCTGACCGATTGGCCGCCGTAGGGTTCACTATTGAACGCATGGACTTCGAAGACGTGCAAAATCTTTGGGCCACACACGGTACTGAAGGGCCGGTGATGGCCTTTGCAGGCCATACGGACGTCGTCCCAACCGGTGACGTGAACAAGTGGACACATCCGCCGTACGACGCCGTAGTGGCCGATGGTATACTGCACGGCCGTGGCGCTGCTGATATGAAAGGCAGCCTGGCCAGCATGGTTGTGGCCTGTGAGCGTTTCGTCACTGAATTTCCGCAACACCGTGGCAAGATCGGTATGTTGATCACCAGCGACGAAGAAGGGCACGCCTATCACGGTACAGTGAAGGTAGTGGAGGCGTTGAAAGAACGCGGAGATCATATTGATATGGCGCTGGTCGGTGAGCCTTCGAGCACCACTAAAGTGGGTGATATCATTAAAAACGGTCGTCGCGGTTCCTTGCTGGGTTTCTTAACCATACACGGTAAGCAAGGCCATGTGGCGTATCCACATTTGGCGCAGAACCCGATCCACTTGCTGGCCCCCGCACTGGCGGAATTGGCAACCACCGAGTGGGATCAGGGCAACGAGTTTTTCCCGGCAACCAGTTTTCAGGTAGCGAACTTTAACAGCGGTACCGGCGCAACCAATGTGATTCCTGGCGACGCGACCTTGCAATTCAGCTTCCGATTCTCGACCGAAGTCACCGCCGAAGAACTGGAAGCGCGAGTGCGCAGCATACTCGACCAGCACGGACTGAAGTACGACCTGACGTGTGAGCTGAAAGGCATGCCGTTTTTAACCGCCCAAGGTGCTTTGGTCGATGCAGTGGTGCAGGCGGTGCGCGATGTGCGTGATCATACGCCTGAACTGTCCACCGCTGGTGGCACTTCCGATGGACGTTTTATTGCAGCTATAATGGGTTCGCAAGTGGTGGAGTTGGGCCCGGTCAACAAGACCATACATCAGGTCGATGAGCAGGTCAGTGTTGAAGATCTGGACCTGCTGACCGAGATGTACTATCGGATGTTGATCAAGCTGTTCGCCTAA
- a CDS encoding ElyC/SanA/YdcF family protein — protein sequence MMNNPLRRWYGTGRKRRILRLVALIFVGLSALISSTVWFADQWFGWQARGQVYTDKTQLTPSRFGLLLGTAKYHPSGTLNPFYQARIAAAAELYHDGLLEFILASGNHNPPFYNEPRMMMQDLIQLGVPEAAILQDGEGTRTLNSVIRLKTEYHQDHVIIISQQFHIERALYQAKAVGIDAQGFVAVDAPPNWHWRVRVREVLARLYALVEIHLLRRADLPAA from the coding sequence ATGATGAATAATCCGCTAAGGCGCTGGTATGGCACAGGACGCAAGCGCCGCATTCTACGTCTTGTTGCTTTGATCTTTGTGGGACTGAGCGCCTTGATATCGTCTACGGTGTGGTTTGCTGACCAGTGGTTTGGTTGGCAAGCTCGCGGGCAGGTGTATACCGACAAAACCCAATTGACGCCGAGTCGCTTTGGGCTGCTACTGGGCACCGCCAAATACCACCCCAGTGGCACTTTAAACCCGTTTTATCAGGCACGCATTGCAGCCGCGGCCGAACTGTATCACGACGGTTTGCTAGAGTTTATTCTGGCCTCGGGTAACCACAATCCGCCGTTCTATAACGAGCCACGGATGATGATGCAGGATTTGATTCAACTCGGTGTGCCAGAAGCAGCCATTTTGCAGGATGGCGAAGGTACACGCACCCTCAACTCGGTCATTCGCCTTAAAACCGAGTATCATCAAGACCATGTCATCATTATCAGCCAGCAGTTTCATATCGAGAGAGCACTTTACCAGGCCAAGGCTGTTGGCATCGATGCACAAGGCTTTGTTGCCGTAGATGCACCACCCAATTGGCACTGGCGCGTACGTGTCCGCGAAGTGCTGGCGCGCCTGTACGCCTTAGTGGAAATACATTTGCTGCGCCGAGCTGATCTCCCCGCTGCGTAG
- a CDS encoding glutathione S-transferase, whose amino-acid sequence MITLYRFPYSCYALKVQFLLDQLQLPYEVKDVPFSDRDELIEVTGGRVMVPALVHDGNVVMESRDIFQYLLTLTKNDLVPEGMEAAAWAYLDWTDNQLEDVLFRIASPGIAAQMRKPTDRHLFIFIKERKFGTGCVTEWERNRKELIDKAKVLLAPTLETLSQADYVVGKRLTIADISLAGHLAMVEYADPALLPAISPDLLLFLSRLRNR is encoded by the coding sequence ATGATCACACTCTATCGTTTCCCTTACAGCTGCTACGCGCTGAAAGTACAGTTTCTGTTGGATCAACTGCAGTTGCCGTACGAAGTGAAAGATGTGCCGTTCAGTGATCGAGATGAATTGATTGAAGTGACGGGCGGACGCGTCATGGTACCGGCGTTGGTCCACGACGGTAATGTCGTGATGGAGTCGCGGGATATTTTCCAATACTTATTGACCCTGACCAAGAATGACTTGGTGCCAGAAGGCATGGAGGCTGCGGCGTGGGCTTATCTGGACTGGACCGATAATCAATTAGAGGATGTGCTGTTTCGTATTGCTTCGCCGGGCATTGCTGCGCAAATGCGTAAGCCTACCGATCGGCACTTGTTTATCTTCATTAAAGAGCGAAAGTTCGGTACGGGGTGTGTAACGGAATGGGAGCGTAACCGCAAAGAATTGATCGACAAGGCCAAGGTGTTGTTGGCACCAACTTTGGAAACATTGTCGCAAGCCGACTATGTGGTGGGCAAACGGCTAACGATCGCAGACATCTCACTGGCGGGGCATCTTGCTATGGTGGAATACGCCGACCCTGCCTTGCTGCCGGCAATTTCGCCTGATCTGCTGTTGTTCTTGTCGCGGTTGCGAAACCGATAG
- a CDS encoding DUF1244 domain-containing protein: MDQQTRIEIEAAAFRRLLEHLDSRKDVQNIDLMNLAGFCRNCLGKWYAAAAEERGVELTKEEARETIYGMPYDTWKEKYQQ; the protein is encoded by the coding sequence ATGGATCAGCAAACACGTATAGAAATTGAAGCCGCCGCTTTTCGCCGCTTACTGGAACACCTCGATAGTCGCAAGGACGTGCAAAACATCGACCTGATGAACCTGGCCGGTTTCTGCCGCAATTGCTTAGGCAAATGGTATGCCGCAGCGGCCGAAGAACGCGGTGTCGAACTGACTAAGGAAGAAGCTCGCGAAACGATATACGGCATGCCGTACGACACATGGAAAGAAAAGTACCAACAATAG